The Halostagnicola kamekurae sequence CGCGTTGAAACCCCGCGGGCGAAATATCGCCAGCGAGTCGATGAACAGCAAGTAGGTCAGGGCTCCGGTTCGTTTTCACCCGTCTCTTTCCACTCGCCGGGCTCCTCGCCGTGTATCTCTCCTTTCGCCTCGCGCGACCCCGGCCACTTCGCCAGCACGACGAGTCCGAGGAAAAACAGGGCGAGGAGCCCGGCCACGACGGGCCCGGGGATACCCGGTAGTTCGGCGGCCTCCGTCCATCGGGATTCCGGGGTGAACAGCGTGACCTTCGCAACCCACGAGACCCCGAGCACCGCGAACAACAGCGCGTAGATACGACGCACGCGTCGGGAGAGCGCCTCGAGCAGCGTCACTTTGAACGTCGGATACCGGAGGTCCTCGCCCAGTTCCTCGCGCCAGTTGGCGTGTTCGACGCCCCGGGGATCGAGGGCGTTCGCGAAGACGTTCTCCTGAACGAAGCGCACTCGAGACCGGTAGAGGTCGTAGAATCGGTACCTACGAACCTCGAACGAGAGGAAGACCGCCAGAATGACCATGCCGACCAGCAAGAGGTAGGCGGGCATGTCGGGACTCGAGAAGACCACGGAAAGCAGGGCCGCGAGCACCGTGATCGCCCAGTTGGTCGTCTGGTCGATCCGATCCTGTGCGGTGGTCGTTTGGGCAACTTCGCCTCTGTAGTAGTGGGGGAGCGCATCGAGCAGCGACTCGGCGTCGCCCGCGATTTCGGCGGCGATCTCCTGGTCCTCGCGCTCGAGGGTGTCGTCGGTTGAGCGGTCGTCGGGCATACGTGTTCGCACGGATCCGACCGCCAAAATCCCGCCACGGACCCGTCGACTGTGTGTACTGTCTTGGGTCGGGTACTCTCTGCGTTCGTGAAAAGCGTTATCGACGAGTTCTCTGAAATAGACGGCGAATCGTCCGAAAACGAGTCGACTGAGGACGTAACCGGTGATAGGCTGATGGAAACGAAGCTATCGACGGCCAAACCGATGACAGCGACGATAGCATCGATCTCTGACGATTCTCCGTCTCGAGAACAAAGCGATATGCTCTGGCGATCTGTCCTCGAAACCTCATACTGACGGCTGATAAGGAATTAATGTTGACAATATGGTTCTGTGTGAACTGAGTGTTTTGGATATCGGCCCATATGGGGCGATCTGTGCCATTATAGCTGAATACCACCTATTCCGAATATTTTATACGAAGTTCTTCACACAGGTTCCGTATGGACGTTCGTTTGGGTCTGTTGGTTTTTCTCATCGTGGGTCCGGTCATGCTGAGTGGACCGGCTGTGGCAGGTTCTACAGCATCGAACCCGCTCGTCTCACAACCCGAAAACGTCGACTCGGACGAAATCAGGATGAATGTCGCCGTAGACTCGAACGGGTCTGCTACGTGGAGGATCGAACTCTGGGTTCATCTCGACGACAACGAAACAATCGAGGCGTTCGAATCGCTCGAGGACGAAATCGACGAGAACCCGTCGGCTCACACGCAGGAATTTTCAGAGCGAATCGAGACGACCGTCGATAGTGCAAGCGAGACAACAAACAGAGAGATGACGGCGAACGAGTTTCGCGTGGCCACCTCGCGTCAATCGTTCGCGCGCGAGTACGGCGTTATCAGCTATACGTTCCGGTGGACAGGCTTTGCCGCTGTCGACGGCGACCGATTGCACGTCGGGGACGCAATCGAGGGGATCAATATCGACGATGGCTCGCGCCTGCTGATCGAATGGCCGGAAGAGTACGAGCTCGAGTCGATTTCTCCTACTCCGGATACCCAACGCAATCAGGCGGCGCTTTGGCACGGAGGCGAAACCGATTTTATATCCGGCGAACCGACGCTCGTTCTCTCGGCAGATGACGGTAGAGCAGTTGCACCTGTGGCCGCAGTCAGTGCTGGCATCGCCGGCGTTGCCGTGATTGGTGCCGGTTGGTGGTACCGAACTCGTGAAAGCGAGTCCGATCACTCTCCCCCTGTTGACCGGGACACGGAACCGGATGGTGTAATACCTGACACTTCCTCGGATGACTCGTCTTCGAGCCCGCCTCCGTCACTTATGAGTAACGAAGAACGGCTCCTGTCGCTGCTCGAGGAAAACGGTGGACGAATGAAACAACAAACAGTCGTGACGGAACTCGGCTGGACAGACGCAAAGACGAGTAAGGTGGTAACCGGATTGCGCGACGAGAACGAACTCGAGTCGTTCCGCATCGGTCGGGAAAACGTGCTTTCGCTTCCGAACGCGGATGCGGAGACGTTGGATGATCGA is a genomic window containing:
- a CDS encoding helix-turn-helix transcriptional regulator, which encodes MNVAVDSNGSATWRIELWVHLDDNETIEAFESLEDEIDENPSAHTQEFSERIETTVDSASETTNREMTANEFRVATSRQSFAREYGVISYTFRWTGFAAVDGDRLHVGDAIEGINIDDGSRLLIEWPEEYELESISPTPDTQRNQAALWHGGETDFISGEPTLVLSADDGRAVAPVAAVSAGIAGVAVIGAGWWYRTRESESDHSPPVDRDTEPDGVIPDTSSDDSSSSPPPSLMSNEERLLSLLEENGGRMKQQTVVTELGWTDAKTSKVVTGLRDENELESFRIGRENVLSLPNADAETLDDRSE
- a CDS encoding DUF2270 domain-containing protein, yielding MPDDRSTDDTLEREDQEIAAEIAGDAESLLDALPHYYRGEVAQTTTAQDRIDQTTNWAITVLAALLSVVFSSPDMPAYLLLVGMVILAVFLSFEVRRYRFYDLYRSRVRFVQENVFANALDPRGVEHANWREELGEDLRYPTFKVTLLEALSRRVRRIYALLFAVLGVSWVAKVTLFTPESRWTEAAELPGIPGPVVAGLLALFFLGLVVLAKWPGSREAKGEIHGEEPGEWKETGENEPEP